A genomic window from Mesorhizobium sp. 131-2-1 includes:
- the ccoS gene encoding cbb3-type cytochrome oxidase assembly protein CcoS — translation MTILVYLMPVALFLGALGLTGFLWALKSGQYEDLDGAAERILRDDKPER, via the coding sequence ATGACGATACTCGTCTACCTCATGCCAGTCGCCCTATTTCTTGGCGCACTGGGGCTGACTGGCTTTCTGTGGGCGTTGAAGAGTGGCCAATATGAGGATCTTGACGGAGCCGCTGAGCGCATCCTCCGGGACGACAAGCCGGAACGCTGA
- a CDS encoding heavy metal translocating P-type ATPase — MSCCAPSAELALDLTSTTSVLPSSQEIRLASRSLGDNLWQTDLSVPTVHCAACIQAIETALGRLDRVEGARVNLSTKRVAIRWRGDSVPPFVAALGRLGFQAHLFEADADKKDKTLAELIRAVAVAGFAAGNIMLLSVSVWSGAEGATRDLFHWVSALIAIPALTFAGGIFFRSAWNALRHGRMNMDVPIAVGVSLAYAMSLYETINHGDHAYFDASVSLLFFLLIGRTLDHVMRERARTAVKGLSQLAARGAMVLRGDGARDYLPVGEIEPGMQLLVAAGERVPVDSRVIRGASDLDCSLVSGESTPKTVASGEQVQAGTLNLTGPLTIEATAAAKDSFLAEMVRLMEAAEGGRAHYRRIADRVSALYAPVVHLTAFVTFLGWMAETGDWHRAVTIAIAVLIITCPCALGLAVPIVQVVAARRLFEAGMMVKDGSAMERLAAIDVAVFDKTGTLTLGQPRLVNASTIDPAMLAIAADMAAYSRHPFSKAIAAFAGFAGQPKLEAVSEHPGLGIEATTADSTWRLGRRGWAGWKARSGGEGKYGGYGGTVLSKNGRIVASFTFEDATRADAKAAVGQLKDAGVSVEMLSGDIAHACGEVAGTLDIESFVPALLPSGKVERIEVLARAGHKVLMVGDGLNDTPALAAAHVSIAPATAADVGRNAADFVFLRESLLAVPLALDVSRQAGRLIRQNIAIAIVYNAVAVPIAILGHVTPLIAAIAMSASSLLVIGNALRLQGFRLAELTRASSATHSGIHPSARSS; from the coding sequence ATGAGCTGTTGTGCACCCAGCGCGGAACTGGCGCTGGATCTGACCAGTACCACATCGGTCCTGCCGTCTAGCCAGGAGATCAGGTTGGCGAGCCGATCGCTTGGCGACAATCTTTGGCAGACCGACCTTTCAGTGCCGACGGTTCACTGCGCGGCGTGCATCCAGGCCATCGAGACGGCTCTCGGAAGGCTCGATCGCGTCGAAGGCGCTCGTGTCAACCTGTCGACGAAACGGGTCGCGATCCGGTGGCGTGGGGACTCTGTGCCTCCGTTTGTCGCCGCGCTGGGACGGCTGGGCTTTCAGGCGCACCTGTTCGAAGCCGACGCTGATAAGAAGGACAAGACGCTTGCCGAGCTGATCCGCGCGGTCGCGGTCGCCGGGTTCGCCGCCGGCAACATCATGCTTCTTTCGGTCTCGGTCTGGTCCGGCGCCGAAGGTGCTACCCGCGACCTGTTTCACTGGGTCTCTGCATTGATCGCCATCCCGGCGCTCACCTTTGCCGGCGGCATCTTCTTCCGCTCGGCCTGGAATGCACTGCGCCACGGCCGCATGAACATGGACGTGCCGATCGCGGTTGGGGTGTCGCTCGCTTATGCCATGAGCCTCTACGAGACGATCAATCATGGCGATCACGCCTATTTCGACGCGTCCGTATCCCTGCTGTTTTTCCTGTTGATCGGCCGCACCCTGGATCACGTCATGCGCGAACGGGCACGGACCGCCGTGAAAGGCCTGTCCCAGTTGGCCGCACGTGGCGCCATGGTGCTGCGCGGCGATGGCGCGCGCGACTACCTGCCGGTTGGCGAGATCGAACCGGGCATGCAACTGCTGGTCGCCGCCGGCGAAAGGGTGCCTGTCGACAGCAGGGTCATTCGCGGCGCGTCGGATCTCGACTGCTCGCTGGTTTCCGGCGAGAGCACACCGAAAACGGTGGCGTCCGGGGAACAGGTTCAGGCCGGCACGCTCAATCTTACCGGCCCGCTGACCATCGAAGCGACCGCTGCCGCAAAGGACTCCTTCCTGGCGGAAATGGTTCGGCTGATGGAAGCCGCCGAAGGTGGTCGTGCGCACTATCGGCGGATCGCGGACCGTGTCTCGGCGCTCTACGCGCCGGTGGTCCATCTCACCGCCTTCGTGACGTTCCTTGGCTGGATGGCGGAAACCGGCGACTGGCACCGGGCAGTGACGATCGCGATCGCCGTTCTCATCATCACATGCCCGTGCGCGCTCGGTCTGGCCGTGCCGATCGTGCAAGTGGTCGCGGCGCGCCGCTTGTTCGAAGCCGGCATGATGGTCAAGGACGGATCGGCCATGGAGCGCCTGGCCGCGATAGACGTGGCGGTATTCGACAAGACGGGCACGCTAACGCTCGGTCAGCCCAGGCTGGTCAACGCGTCGACCATCGATCCGGCGATGCTGGCGATCGCAGCCGACATGGCGGCGTACTCCCGTCACCCGTTCTCGAAGGCCATCGCCGCATTCGCGGGTTTTGCCGGCCAGCCTAAGCTGGAAGCCGTCAGCGAGCACCCGGGTCTCGGCATCGAAGCGACGACCGCGGACAGCACCTGGCGTCTTGGCCGGCGCGGCTGGGCCGGATGGAAAGCCCGGTCCGGTGGCGAAGGCAAGTATGGCGGCTATGGCGGGACGGTGCTCTCGAAGAATGGGAGGATCGTCGCCTCCTTCACGTTCGAGGACGCTACGCGCGCCGACGCCAAGGCGGCGGTCGGGCAATTGAAGGATGCCGGCGTGTCGGTCGAAATGCTGTCCGGGGATATAGCCCATGCCTGCGGCGAGGTTGCCGGGACGTTGGATATCGAGAGTTTCGTTCCGGCGCTGCTTCCCTCCGGCAAGGTTGAGCGGATCGAGGTGCTGGCCAGGGCGGGCCACAAGGTTCTGATGGTGGGCGACGGGCTCAACGACACGCCGGCCCTCGCTGCCGCGCATGTCTCGATCGCGCCGGCAACCGCCGCCGATGTCGGCCGCAACGCCGCCGATTTCGTCTTCCTGCGCGAAAGCCTGCTGGCGGTGCCCCTGGCGCTGGATGTCTCGCGGCAAGCGGGAAGGCTGATCCGGCAGAATATCGCCATTGCGATCGTCTACAACGCTGTCGCCGTGCCGATTGCCATTCTCGGGCACGTCACGCCGTTGATCGCGGCGATCGCGATGTCGGCCTCATCGCTGCTGGTCATCGGAAACGCGCTGCGCCTGCAGGGCTTTAGGCTCGCCGAGCTGACGAGGGCTTCTTCGGCAACGCATTCCGGCATTCACCCATCAGCGCGGTCATCATGA
- a CDS encoding FixH family protein, which produces MSTNTQKTREFTGRHMLLTILGFFGVIIAVNLTMATLASTSWTGLVVENTYVASQQFNRKAEEGRAQAALGWTGKLTIARGEVRYSLSDATGKPVPLHGVKILFRHSAYEAGDKAVTLALVSDQEFAAQHLPRDGVWIVEVDADAGLTEPYRDVRRIMISQGALQ; this is translated from the coding sequence ATGAGCACCAATACGCAAAAGACGCGTGAGTTCACCGGCAGGCACATGCTGCTCACCATTCTCGGCTTTTTCGGCGTGATCATCGCGGTCAATCTCACGATGGCGACACTCGCCAGTACGAGCTGGACCGGCCTTGTCGTCGAGAACACCTATGTGGCCAGCCAGCAATTCAACCGAAAGGCCGAGGAAGGGCGCGCGCAGGCGGCACTCGGCTGGACCGGCAAACTGACGATCGCTCGGGGTGAGGTCCGCTACAGCTTGAGCGATGCCACCGGCAAGCCGGTCCCGTTGCATGGCGTCAAGATACTGTTTCGTCATTCCGCCTACGAGGCTGGGGACAAGGCCGTCACTCTCGCCCTCGTCTCGGACCAGGAATTTGCCGCGCAGCACTTGCCAAGGGATGGCGTCTGGATCGTCGAAGTCGACGCCGATGCCGGTCTGACAGAGCCCTATCGCGACGTTCGCCGGATCATGATTTCGCAAGGAGCGCTGCAATGA
- the ccoG gene encoding cytochrome c oxidase accessory protein CcoG: MHVLDKTQMERLEAKAVNSAKTRQPLYAPRKKIFPKRASGSFRRFKWLVMAITLGIYYLMPWLRWDRGPFAPDQAVLIDLANRRFYVFFIEIWPQEFYYVAGLLMMAGIGLFLITSTVGRAWCGYTCPQTVWVDLFLVVERAIEGDRNARMKLDAGRWTARKLVLRVSKHAIWLVIAAATGGAWILYFANAPTLIGDVFNGTAASVAYVTIAVLTATTYTFGGLMREQVCTYMCPWPRIQAAMLDENSLTVTYNDWRGEPRSRHAKKVQAAGQPVGDCVDCNACVAVCPMGIDIRDGQQLECITCALCLDACDGVMNKLGKERGLISYATLSDYNANMAVATAGGSSPVTPSLVRTDDGKFTDRLAHFHISKIFRPRTFFYMGAWTAVGLALIYSLLTRDRLEINVLHDRNPQFVTLSDGSIRNGYTVKLLNMIPEPRTIVVTMQGLQGAEMSVVGSDLPAARLFAIAVEPDRLNMLKVFVRQPAGEVRHAAQTFKFRVEDRASFESDEYTATFNAPEIAR, encoded by the coding sequence ATGCACGTGCTGGATAAGACGCAGATGGAGCGGCTCGAGGCAAAAGCGGTCAACTCCGCCAAGACACGACAGCCGCTCTATGCTCCGCGCAAGAAAATCTTCCCTAAACGCGCCTCGGGCAGCTTTCGCCGCTTCAAATGGCTGGTGATGGCGATCACGCTGGGCATCTATTATCTGATGCCCTGGTTGCGCTGGGATCGAGGTCCGTTTGCTCCTGATCAGGCCGTGCTGATCGATCTTGCCAACCGCCGTTTCTACGTCTTCTTCATCGAGATATGGCCGCAGGAATTCTACTATGTCGCCGGCCTTCTGATGATGGCCGGCATCGGCCTCTTCCTGATCACGTCCACCGTCGGCCGCGCCTGGTGCGGCTATACCTGCCCGCAGACGGTATGGGTCGATCTTTTCCTAGTCGTGGAGCGGGCGATCGAAGGCGATCGCAACGCTCGCATGAAGCTCGACGCCGGCCGCTGGACCGCGCGCAAACTGGTGCTGCGTGTGTCGAAACACGCCATCTGGCTGGTCATAGCGGCAGCTACCGGCGGCGCCTGGATCCTCTATTTCGCCAATGCGCCGACGCTGATCGGCGACGTATTCAACGGCACCGCCGCTTCGGTCGCCTACGTCACCATCGCGGTGCTAACGGCGACCACCTACACGTTCGGCGGGCTGATGCGCGAGCAAGTCTGCACCTACATGTGCCCGTGGCCGCGCATCCAGGCTGCCATGCTCGACGAGAATTCGCTCACTGTGACCTACAATGACTGGCGTGGCGAACCTCGTTCGCGGCACGCCAAGAAGGTCCAGGCTGCGGGGCAGCCGGTCGGTGACTGCGTCGACTGCAATGCCTGTGTCGCAGTCTGCCCGATGGGGATCGACATTCGCGACGGCCAACAACTCGAATGCATCACTTGCGCGCTGTGCCTTGATGCCTGCGACGGCGTCATGAACAAGCTCGGCAAGGAGCGCGGGCTGATCTCCTATGCGACGCTGTCCGACTACAACGCCAACATGGCGGTGGCGACCGCCGGCGGTTCCTCCCCGGTGACCCCCTCCCTTGTCAGGACGGATGACGGCAAGTTCACCGACAGGTTGGCGCATTTCCATATTAGCAAGATCTTCCGGCCGAGGACCTTCTTCTACATGGGCGCGTGGACGGCGGTCGGGCTTGCCTTGATCTATTCGCTGCTGACGCGCGACCGACTCGAGATCAACGTCCTGCACGACCGCAATCCGCAATTCGTGACCCTGTCCGACGGCTCGATCCGCAACGGTTACACCGTCAAGCTGCTTAACATGATCCCCGAGCCAAGGACGATCGTCGTCACGATGCAGGGCTTGCAGGGAGCCGAAATGAGCGTCGTCGGCAGTGATCTGCCGGCAGCTCGCTTGTTCGCCATCGCGGTCGAACCCGACCGGCTGAACATGCTGAAGGTCTTCGTGCGCCAGCCAGCGGGTGAGGTTCGGCACGCTGCACAAACCTTCAAGTTCCGCGTCGAGGACAGAGCGAGCTTCGAATCGGACGAATACACCGCCACCTTCAACGCACCGGAGATCGCCAGATGA
- the ccoP gene encoding cytochrome-c oxidase, cbb3-type subunit III, producing the protein MSSEHIDEVSGISTTGHEWDGIRELNNPLPRWWVITFYITVAWAVAYTIAYPAWPMLSSATKGVLGYSSRNAVKIELAAAEAAKGKYFAAIQQKTVSEIAADDALREFAVAAGGATFKVNCVQCHGSGAQGSKGFPNLNDDDWLWGGTTEQIQQTIAHGIRFASDPDTRQSEMPPFGDIITPEQIAQVGAYVASLSGKVQDASLIEPGAKVFAENCVACHGDNAKGNKELGAPNLTDAIWLYAPGETAIAVQVRAPKHGVMPAWIGRLGETKVKELAVYVHSLGGGE; encoded by the coding sequence ATGAGCAGCGAGCATATCGATGAAGTCTCGGGCATCTCAACGACCGGTCATGAATGGGACGGGATAAGGGAACTCAACAACCCATTGCCCCGATGGTGGGTGATAACCTTCTACATCACCGTCGCTTGGGCGGTGGCTTATACAATTGCGTATCCGGCTTGGCCGATGCTGTCTTCCGCGACCAAGGGTGTGCTTGGCTATTCTAGCCGCAACGCTGTCAAGATTGAGCTGGCGGCTGCCGAAGCCGCCAAGGGCAAATATTTCGCGGCCATCCAGCAGAAGACCGTATCCGAGATTGCAGCCGACGACGCGCTGCGTGAATTCGCGGTAGCGGCCGGCGGAGCTACCTTCAAGGTCAATTGCGTGCAATGCCACGGCTCGGGCGCCCAAGGGTCGAAGGGCTTTCCAAACCTGAACGACGATGACTGGCTGTGGGGCGGCACGACCGAGCAGATCCAGCAAACGATCGCGCACGGCATCCGTTTCGCATCCGACCCGGATACTCGGCAGTCGGAAATGCCCCCCTTCGGTGACATCATCACGCCCGAACAGATCGCACAGGTCGGCGCCTATGTCGCCAGCCTCTCGGGCAAGGTCCAGGATGCAAGTCTTATCGAGCCCGGCGCCAAGGTATTCGCGGAAAACTGCGTCGCCTGTCATGGCGATAATGCGAAAGGCAACAAAGAGCTTGGCGCGCCCAATCTGACCGATGCGATCTGGCTCTACGCACCCGGCGAGACAGCCATCGCCGTCCAAGTCCGCGCGCCGAAGCACGGTGTCATGCCGGCCTGGATCGGGCGTCTCGGCGAGACCAAGGTTAAGGAACTTGCGGTTTATGTCCATTCGCTTGGCGGCGGAGAATAG
- a CDS encoding cbb3-type cytochrome c oxidase subunit 3, which translates to MSYNLMREFADSWGLLAMALFYVGCIAFALRPGGKTQADQAAQIPLKDD; encoded by the coding sequence ATGAGCTATAATTTGATGCGGGAATTCGCGGACAGCTGGGGTCTGCTTGCCATGGCGCTCTTCTACGTCGGCTGCATTGCCTTTGCCTTGCGTCCCGGCGGCAAAACACAGGCCGATCAAGCCGCCCAGATTCCACTCAAGGACGACTGA
- the ccoO gene encoding cytochrome-c oxidase, cbb3-type subunit II, producing the protein MGLMDKHAIIEKNATLLLVGSLLVVTVGGIVEIAPLFYLDNTIEKVEGMRPYSPLELAGRNIYVREGCYLCHSQMIRPFRDEVERYGHYSLAAESMYDHPFQWGSKRTGPDLARVGDRYSNAWHVAHLSDPRSVVPESIMPSYAFLKDAPIEVKDFSTHLVANARVGVPYSDDMIAHANADLMAQADPNADASGVEKRYPKAKLGDLDGNPQQVTEMDALVAYLQMLGTLVDFKTYDDAAGYR; encoded by the coding sequence ATGGGCTTGATGGACAAACACGCGATCATCGAGAAGAACGCCACGCTTCTTCTCGTTGGCTCTCTTCTTGTGGTGACCGTCGGCGGCATCGTCGAGATTGCGCCGCTCTTCTATCTCGACAACACGATCGAGAAAGTCGAAGGCATGCGGCCCTACTCGCCACTGGAACTCGCCGGACGCAACATCTATGTGCGCGAGGGCTGCTACCTCTGCCACAGCCAGATGATCAGGCCTTTCCGGGACGAGGTCGAGCGCTACGGCCATTACAGCCTGGCCGCCGAGTCGATGTACGATCATCCCTTCCAATGGGGATCGAAGCGCACCGGGCCCGATCTCGCCCGGGTCGGTGACCGCTATTCGAACGCATGGCACGTCGCACATCTTTCCGATCCACGTTCCGTGGTGCCGGAATCGATCATGCCGAGCTATGCGTTCCTGAAGGACGCTCCGATCGAGGTGAAGGACTTCTCGACGCATCTGGTTGCGAACGCGCGTGTTGGCGTCCCGTACTCCGATGACATGATCGCGCACGCCAATGCCGATCTGATGGCCCAGGCCGACCCGAATGCCGATGCCTCCGGCGTCGAGAAACGCTATCCGAAAGCCAAACTCGGTGATCTGGACGGCAATCCGCAGCAGGTGACCGAGATGGATGCCCTCGTCGCCTATCTGCAAATGCTGGGAACACTGGTCGATTTCAAGACCTATGACGATGCAGCCGGCTACCGCTGA
- the ccoN gene encoding cytochrome-c oxidase, cbb3-type subunit I has product MKFGTEIVVLSLFAFAALVAAGFGVEGPFRQHMGVLFVAVAGFTAILLRNTDFKPAAPVDTSAYMDGPIRYGAIATVFWGVVGMLVGVIIALQLAYPHLNIQPWFNFGRLRPLHTSGVVFAFGGNALLCTSLYVVQRTCRARLFGGKLAWFVFWGYQLFIVMAATGYLLGITESREYAEPEWYVDIWLTIVWVAYLILFLGTILKRKEPHIYVANWFYLSFIVTIAMLHVINNLSMPASFLGSKSYSAFSGVQDALTQWWYGHNAVGFFLTAGFLGMMYYFVPKQANRPVYSYRLSIVHFWAIIFLYIWAGPHHLHYTALPDWAQTLGMAFSIMLWMPSWGGMINGLMTLSGAWDKLRTDPIIRMMVMAVAFYGMSTFEGPIMSIKTVNSLSHYTDWTIGHVHSGALGWVGMISFGAIYYMVPKLWNRERLYSLRLVTWHFWLATLGIVVYAAVMWVSGIMQGLMWREYDEQGFLVYSFAETVAAMHPFYVMRAIGGAMYLTGALLMAWNVTMTILGHEREEQPMPGSEPALRPAE; this is encoded by the coding sequence ATGAAATTCGGCACGGAGATCGTCGTTCTAAGCCTGTTTGCTTTTGCGGCCCTGGTGGCTGCCGGCTTCGGCGTAGAAGGACCTTTTCGCCAGCATATGGGGGTTTTGTTCGTCGCCGTGGCTGGCTTTACCGCGATCCTGCTGCGCAACACAGATTTCAAGCCGGCGGCTCCGGTCGACACCTCCGCCTACATGGATGGCCCAATCCGCTACGGAGCCATTGCAACGGTATTCTGGGGCGTCGTCGGCATGCTCGTCGGTGTGATCATTGCCCTGCAGCTGGCATACCCTCACCTCAACATCCAACCCTGGTTCAATTTCGGCCGGCTGCGGCCGCTGCACACATCCGGCGTCGTCTTTGCTTTCGGCGGCAACGCTTTGCTTTGCACGTCTCTCTATGTCGTGCAGCGCACGTGCCGCGCCCGGCTGTTTGGCGGCAAACTGGCCTGGTTTGTGTTCTGGGGTTACCAGCTGTTCATCGTCATGGCCGCGACCGGCTACCTGCTCGGCATCACCGAGAGCCGCGAATACGCGGAACCCGAATGGTATGTGGACATCTGGCTTACCATCGTCTGGGTCGCCTATCTCATCCTGTTCCTCGGCACGATCCTGAAGCGCAAGGAGCCGCATATCTACGTCGCCAACTGGTTCTACCTGTCCTTCATCGTGACCATCGCGATGTTGCATGTGATCAACAACCTGTCGATGCCGGCCTCCTTCCTCGGCTCGAAGAGCTACTCCGCCTTCTCCGGCGTCCAGGACGCCTTGACGCAATGGTGGTATGGCCACAACGCCGTCGGTTTCTTCCTCACCGCCGGGTTCCTCGGCATGATGTATTATTTCGTGCCCAAGCAGGCGAACCGGCCGGTCTATTCCTACCGCCTGTCGATCGTCCACTTCTGGGCGATCATCTTTCTCTACATCTGGGCCGGCCCGCACCACCTGCATTACACCGCCTTACCCGACTGGGCGCAGACGCTCGGCATGGCGTTCTCGATCATGCTGTGGATGCCGTCATGGGGCGGTATGATCAATGGCCTGATGACGCTGTCTGGCGCCTGGGACAAGCTGCGCACCGATCCGATCATCCGCATGATGGTGATGGCAGTCGCCTTCTACGGCATGTCGACCTTCGAAGGTCCGATTATGTCGATCAAGACGGTCAATTCGCTGTCGCACTACACGGACTGGACCATCGGCCATGTCCATTCCGGCGCGCTCGGCTGGGTTGGCATGATCTCGTTCGGCGCAATCTACTACATGGTGCCGAAACTGTGGAATCGTGAACGTCTCTATTCGCTGCGGCTCGTCACCTGGCACTTCTGGCTGGCGACGCTCGGAATCGTCGTCTACGCCGCGGTGATGTGGGTTTCCGGCATCATGCAGGGCCTGATGTGGCGCGAATACGACGAGCAGGGTTTCCTCGTCTACTCCTTCGCCGAAACCGTCGCCGCCATGCATCCCTTCTACGTCATGCGCGCCATCGGCGGTGCGATGTACCTCACCGGCGCCCTGCTCATGGCCTGGAACGTGACCATGACCATTCTTGGCCACGAGCGCGAAGAGCAACCAATGCCAGGTTCCGAGCCCGCCCTCCGGCCTGCCGAATAG